A section of the Gemmatimonadota bacterium genome encodes:
- a CDS encoding MoxR family ATPase: MHPVETASRTLPRLERVEHLIDQVERVFHGRRDTVRLALVTLLARGHLLVEDVPGVGKTTLARGLARALGLDFQRVQFTADLLPSDVVGVAVFNPHTATFETRQGPIFAHVLLADEINRAPPRTQSGLLQAMQERQATIDGRTLPLPEPFLVLATQNPFESHGAYPLPESQLDRFLMRITIGYPDPEAERRILLEGGAVEDRLAQLQPILDRQEVLDLQQRVEDVHVAEDISSYLLEIVRRTRSHPAIALGASPRAAVGLLAAARAWALVDGRDFVVPEDVRHLAVPCLSHRILGSGGLPGVDREAVSGLEEILTAVPAPL, encoded by the coding sequence ATGCATCCAGTGGAGACCGCCTCCCGCACGCTTCCGCGGCTGGAGCGGGTCGAACATCTCATCGACCAGGTCGAGCGCGTCTTCCACGGTCGGCGGGATACGGTCCGGCTCGCCCTCGTCACGCTCCTGGCCCGTGGCCACCTCCTGGTGGAGGACGTGCCCGGCGTCGGGAAGACCACCCTGGCCCGTGGGTTGGCCCGGGCGCTCGGGCTCGACTTCCAGCGCGTCCAGTTCACGGCCGACCTCCTGCCCTCGGACGTGGTCGGCGTTGCGGTCTTCAACCCGCACACCGCCACCTTCGAGACCCGGCAGGGGCCGATCTTCGCCCACGTGTTGCTGGCGGACGAGATCAACCGGGCCCCGCCCCGCACCCAGAGCGGCCTGCTGCAGGCCATGCAGGAGCGGCAGGCCACCATCGACGGCCGCACGCTCCCGTTGCCCGAGCCCTTCCTGGTGCTGGCGACCCAGAACCCCTTCGAGTCGCACGGGGCCTATCCCCTCCCCGAGAGCCAGCTCGACCGCTTCCTGATGCGGATCACGATCGGCTATCCGGACCCGGAGGCGGAGCGGCGCATCCTGCTGGAGGGTGGAGCCGTCGAGGATCGGCTGGCCCAGCTGCAGCCCATCCTGGACCGGCAGGAGGTCCTGGACCTGCAGCAGCGCGTCGAGGACGTGCACGTGGCGGAGGACATCTCGTCCTACCTGCTGGAGATCGTCCGGCGCACCCGGAGCCACCCGGCCATCGCGCTCGGAGCCAGCCCGCGCGCGGCGGTGGGCCTGCTGGCCGCGGCGCGTGCCTGGGCCCTGGTGGACGGCCGCGACTTCGTGGTCCCCGAAGACGTCCGCCACCTGGCGGTGCCCTGCCTCTCGCACCGGATCCTCGGCAGCGGAGGGCTTCCGGGCGTCGACCGCGAGGCCGTGTCGGGGCTCGAGGAGATCCTGACGGCGGTGCCGGCTCCGCTCTGA
- a CDS encoding cytochrome c3 family protein translates to MRKRWTVLAGGGALTLAIMAFVQGSDQQAAPSDVVYTSDVQPIAFPHSVHAGTFQIDCQYCHFSAERSVDAGIPPVKTCIGCHTLINGRTPSAQAAIQQVREYDQRGESIPWTRIYKISDHAHFPHLRHVNAGVDCTECHGQVQEIGVIEEVNQPLYMGWCVSCHRERDVTTDCTVCHY, encoded by the coding sequence ATGAGAAAGCGGTGGACGGTCCTCGCCGGAGGCGGGGCACTGACCCTGGCCATCATGGCCTTTGTCCAGGGAAGCGATCAGCAGGCGGCCCCGTCCGATGTGGTCTATACGTCCGACGTGCAACCGATCGCGTTTCCCCACAGCGTGCATGCCGGCACGTTCCAGATCGACTGCCAGTACTGCCACTTCTCGGCGGAGCGCTCGGTGGACGCGGGCATTCCCCCCGTGAAGACCTGCATCGGGTGCCACACGCTGATCAACGGCCGCACGCCCTCCGCGCAGGCGGCCATCCAGCAGGTGCGCGAGTACGACCAGCGCGGTGAGTCCATCCCCTGGACCCGCATCTACAAGATCTCCGACCACGCCCACTTCCCCCACCTGCGTCACGTGAACGCGGGCGTGGACTGTACCGAGTGCCACGGCCAGGTGCAGGAGATCGGCGTGATCGAAGAGGTCAACCAACCGCTCTACATGGGGTGGTGCGTGAGCTGTCACCGGGAGCGCGACGTCACCACGGACTGCACGGTCTGTCACTACTGA